The Streptomyces sp. NBC_00569 genomic sequence GCGGCCAGGGGGACCGGAAGTCGCGGTAGGGGTCGGCATCGTCCAGCAGAACGGCGGGGCCCGGCTCGCGCGGGGTCCAGCTCAGCAGGCGTGCGGGGTGCCAGCCGGGGGCGCGCAGGTGCGGATCGGCGGGCAGTTCGAGGGTGTGCGGGCCGAGCGTGACGCGGGCGGGGCCGCGCCCGTCCGTCTCCAGCGTGGCGACGTCGTGGTCACCGGGGGCGTCGTCGAGTACGGCGTGCCCGACGGTCGGCAGGATCACCTTGCCCGCCCACGCGGGTAAGCGGACGCGCGCGGGAAGTCCGGCCCGCAGCGCGGCCGCCGCGGCGAGCGCGTGCGCGTAGCCCGCCTCCCGCCACAAGGGGGGCTCGCCGGGCCGGGGACCGGCGACGCCGCCCTGCAGTCGCCCGAGTAGGCGGACCGCCCAGACGCCAACCGGCGGGTGCCGGAGCACGCTCGCCACGGCATGCGGATCGAGGGCCTCCGCGCGGGCCAGCAGCTCGAAGGCGTGCGCCAGCGGGGGCAGCGGTCCTGCGCTTTCTTCCGTCTCGCGTTCCGCGGCGGCCAGGGCCCGCAGCATGAGCATGCGGCGGCTGCGCTCCGCCGCCGCGATACGGGTCCCGGTGGGTGCGGTGATGCGCCCGGTCGCGATGGCCTCAAGGTCGGCGACCGACACGTGGTGCCGCGTCAGCACGGCAGGACAGGCCGGTCGGGCTCGTCAGGCAGGTCGCACGGGGATACCGGTTCGGGCGGCCCGTGCTCGTGCCGGGGCTCCTGGGGAGCCGTGCCGCCGTGCTGTCGCGGGCTGAAGTACGGACTCCCGTCCCCGCTGCCCACGACCTGCCCGACGGCGTCCTCCGTCAGATGTTCGAGCAGCGCGTTCTGCGCCTCCGCCACCAGCGGGTCCCTCAGTGCCATGGCCTCCTGGAGGCCCCAACGGCTGAGATCGACAAGTCCGGTCTCGATGTCAGTCGTAGAAGTCCTCACGTCAAACTTCCCCCTGTCGGCTCCCGCTCGCGGCCCCGCGGCGCAGACCCACCTCCTTCCCATAGTGGCCCGTGGTCAGCCGCGCCGAAAGGGGCTCCGGTGGCCATCAAGGCTTGAATTGTTCGATTCATGGCCGGGGGAGGCGGCATTCGGTGCCGCGACACACCGTTGACCGGGTACTCAACTGGCGTGTCCCGTGGGGCAATTGATGCGTTCTGACGTTACGTGTCCCCGACTCGGCCACAGACACGGTTCCTCTCGCCCCCGGAACACGGTTCCTGACGGTCCGACATGGACTTCCCGGCGCCTCTTGTCACGCAGCCGCGCCGACCGTCCCCCACTCGCACCCGTGCGGACCCTCCCGGCTCGCGCGCCCCGTGAGGTGCCCGCAGGGTGCGGAGGTGTGACCCAGCAGCAACTCGGCCCGGCCTCCGCCACTGTCCCCGTCGCGGAGCCCGGCGCCGAACCACGTTCCCGCTCGGCCCGGCTCCGGGCCGCCGCCCCCCTGCTCACCGCACTCGGCCTGTTCGCCGCGGTCCGGCTCACCGGTGTCGTCGCGATGACGGTCGCCGCCTCGCTGACCGGAAAGCGTTCCGGCACCCTGCTCGGCCGGTCCTGGGACTCGCTCTGGTACCTCAGGATCGCCGCGAACGGCTACGGCCGCTCCGTCCACTACAAGCCGGGCATCATCTTCAACGACCTCGCGTTCTTCCCGCTCTACCCCGGCCTGGTCCGCGCGGTGGGGACCGTGCTCCCGCTCAGCGGCGGCGCCACGGGGATGCTCATCGCCTGGACCGCGTCCCTGGCCGCGGCGGCCGGGATCTACCTGATCGGGGTGCGCCTGCACTCGCGGCCCGTCGCCGTCTTCATGGTCCTGCTGTGGGGGCTGCTGCCGCACTCCGTGATCCTCACGATGGCGTACACCGAGCCGCTGCTCACCGCCTTCGCCGCCTGGTCCCTGTACGCGGTCCTGACCGGCCGGTGGATCTGGGCGGGCACGCTCGCCTCGCTGGCCGGGGTGTCCCGTCCCAACGGCTTCGCGGTCGCCGCCGCGGTCCTCGTCGCGGCGGCGTACGAGGTGATCCACAACCGCGGCAGAAACGTTTCCCACAGGCTGTGGACAGGCGCCGCGATCGCCCCGCTCGGCTGGACCGGCTACGTCCTGTGGGTCGGCGTCCAAAGAGGCGATCCGCTCGGCGGCTACTTCGCCGTGCAGCGGGACTGGGGCTCGCGCTTCGACTTCGGCGTCGGCGCGCTGCGCGTCGTACGGCATCTGCTGCTCCAGGGCGACCGCTTCGTCTTCCCCGTGACGCTCCTGATCGTCGCCTCCGCGGTGCTGCTGTTCGCGCTGCTCATCGCCGAGCGGGCGGCCCCGCTGCCGCTCATCGTCTACAGCGGCGTACTCCTGCT encodes the following:
- a CDS encoding mannosyltransferase family protein, with product MTQQQLGPASATVPVAEPGAEPRSRSARLRAAAPLLTALGLFAAVRLTGVVAMTVAASLTGKRSGTLLGRSWDSLWYLRIAANGYGRSVHYKPGIIFNDLAFFPLYPGLVRAVGTVLPLSGGATGMLIAWTASLAAAAGIYLIGVRLHSRPVAVFMVLLWGLLPHSVILTMAYTEPLLTAFAAWSLYAVLTGRWIWAGTLASLAGVSRPNGFAVAAAVLVAAAYEVIHNRGRNVSHRLWTGAAIAPLGWTGYVLWVGVQRGDPLGGYFAVQRDWGSRFDFGVGALRVVRHLLLQGDRFVFPVTLLIVASAVLLFALLIAERAAPLPLIVYSGVLLLVALGGAGFFPSKPRFLLPAFPLLLPLALALARTAKARPRSALLVMGALAGLSLAYGTYLVAYAHRPL